The DNA window AATTACAACTTAATCCACTAACTAAAAGGAACGGATGATCCATAAAAATTAGAGTAAATGGTTCGATACTAGCGTCAAATTTACAAGACAGCTAAGAAACTGTAATTTCAGATAATGCGGCAATAAATGTGATTAAATAGTTTAATATGCATAGTTCTCCTTCCATTTGCAgcatttttgaatgaaaaatcaTCCTTGCAAAAGTAAATGGAAGTAACTTATAGAGGAACccaattaaaaaagaaaatgtaggaccaataaaaataaaaaaaaaatgattgaggTTTATTAGTTGGCTTTGCATTTTTGACTTTATGAAGAGATTTTATCATCCGACAAGAGGCAAAATGCCGAAAGGTGTTTTGCTGACGTTTGGAATGCAAAAAGGGGTTCGGTGAGAAAGCAGTCCCTCACAGGACTCCAAAAGTTACCGGCTTTTGGAGTTACTGTGGGGATTAGGTTTATTTACGTAAGTTCTTACTTCAgtaagaaaatgtcagaaaGAAAACTCATTCTCAGGGGCTTGGGGGGTTTATCTCTTAGCAGCGGGGCACCCTGTGGGGttttctatcccacatcggtaTTGGGGGGGTTGGGGTTTGGGTAGATAAGTCCCTCACAGGACTCCAAAAGTTACCGGCTTTTGGAGTTACTGTGGGGATTAGGTTTATTTACGTAAGTTCTTACTTCAGTAAGAAAATGTCAGAGAGAAAGCGAAAAAAATTCTATcgttgcccaaaaaaaaaaaaatgagagagcgataaaaatgaaaaaatagtCAAGAAGAATTTAGCACCTGTCTTATACTCCCGGATAGTGACAAAATTatgctgaattttttttttttttaccattagCAATTGGTACTAGTCAAAATACATTAACCAAGTATGTTATAATTTCCAGGATGCATACTAATATCAGAGGCACATTCAATATACGTAAATTATGGTAAAATATTAATAAGAAAAAATGTGtgcaaattaataaaaattcataAACACAAACGATAGTAAAAGTTAAGGTGCCATGTAATAcagtttcaaatttcaaatttactttTTGTACAGGTAAACATACTTTTTACACTCGCTAgtgtaaaaaattatttatactGATAGTGTACAAAAATTTAATGCTATTAATAATTCTTCATAAGTTTTTTATAATCAACACTGAATGAGGGCAATGACGAAAATCTAAAATATTACATGAATACTAACACCAAAATCTTTTGCCGTTCTTTCACATATATAAAGATACGAGATAAAATAATTGAGACGTGTACCGTGTTGCTATTTGTGAACCATATGATAGAAAGATTGACTCAAAtacttggaaattttttttctattaggcggtttaataattaattaaaattaccattttcgtgCTCTTTATAATGCTTTCGCTCTCATTATTGTCATTGTAATACTGCACTCTCCATTTTTCTCACAACAGCAATCAACATGCTCAACCCaagtcaaaaaagaaaaatgaataataGGATGATCCTACTATATCGTGTtgcaaattaattaatttatatGTTTACTTCTTATCAAGTACTAACTAACCTCTTCTCTTTGCTGTGTCAAGTTATTTTACTGTTTTGCTACTAAATTTTGGTTAGTGTTTTCTAAAGTATTCACATCGATAAACTTtaaggaaaaatgatcaaaatgGTCCTCacatttaaaagaaaattcattttggGTCCCTCATATATAAAACAATATTGAATAATCTCTCACATAAAATAAGTGTACCAGTTTGATCTCAAAACCTTTTTTGACTGATTTGCTTGCCAAAAACAACATAGTACCCAAGTCATATGCTCATTATTTCGGGGATGAAATAGGAACAAAAATAGCATTGTCCTCAGAAAAAGCCTTCCTACCGTGTCTTCCACCTTCCTTTTTCTCACCGCCAATCCACCACCACCTGCAACTCTTAAAAATCCGGTTTCCGTTACTATTTGGCCTTGAAAGTATGAGCACGTGACTTGAAagtgctttttttttgtcaaaaattttgttGTAAATAGGTTGTTGAACCAAATTAGGATACTTATTATGTGTGAGAGATAATTTTGCATCATTTTATATTTGAGGGAGtctaaaagatttttttttttgaaactcaAGGGAccatttttggtcattttctgGAACTTAAATTTactaactatttttttttaattaaaactcTTGGATGGTGTTAGGCCTAAATTATTTACTTACTAGATCGAGGCTTACTGACAAGGTTTCATCCCaaattaaaataataacaatTGTTGTTTCATCCCGTAAAACATTTGGGCCCCAATCAAAATTAATATTTTGCTCCGATTATTCAGGCCCGTTCAGGCCTATGAGGGTTCTTATAAATGAAGGCCAGAGttttattttcattcatttcGTGTCACTTGATTAATtaatagatttcaaaaatttccaCTCTAAAGCCCAATTTCTTTAAAATATTgactgacttttttttttttataataaagcATATTTCATTAAAGGATTACTGGAAATCGTCTAGCACAATTGATATACATTGCTGCCCTGATGGCAGAtaaacatgcactaaaattataGATCTGTAATTTAACAAATACataagatttgagaaattaagaacagaTCTAAATAGTACcataaatttgaaaaacatatCATAGAATAAGTCGCTGCAGCTCTCTTTGTGCATGCTATAATCGTCAGATCTGCTAATCAACAGTTGTAAGATCCAATAAGAATGATGAGATCTGTCGAGATAGATCCAAATCTGAAATATTCCCTCAGATCTGCTATCCAACTGGTTCAAACTCAAAACTGAAAGTGAGATCTGATGAGAAGACTGAAGAAATTTTAGATCTAACATATAGATCTAAAAAAACTCCAAGATCTAAGAAAATAAAGAACAAAAAACTCAAAAAACTCTCACTAAGATAGTTTAGGAGAGACGAAAACTCTCAATAGGATACCctaggagagaagaaaactctcactaggATACCCTATGAGAGACTTTATTGAATGGAAGGAAGAACAAAGGACAAAGGAAGAGGAAGGGAGACCTTGGCTCAAGGCCAAGATCTCCTCTATGGAGGAGGAAGAGTAGAGGAGGAAACCTAGAGAGAAGGAAGAGAATGGTTGCTGCAGTCTACTAACTAGTAGTAATTGTAAAAATATTGACTGACTTGAGCATTGAAACTTTCATGGAGTCGGTCCCCCGCCTCTTTTAACAGGTCATATTGAAACAAGGAAGCAGGCCAGTTGACTTCAACTTGGGTTGATGCAATTTTTGACATCGACGGCAGAGTTTACATGTTATGGTAAATTCTGTAGTGTATTCACATATTTCAAAGACAGGTGTGGAAAGTAAATTATATGGCAAAGAAGCTGGCACGTAGCAACCTGACATGTACGGAGATGAAGGGAATGTTTCTAAAAAAGTAAGTGGTGACCTATAACCACGGTGAATGTAGCGTACGGCAAATGTTGGAAATGTATTGGGGTGAAACggaattaacataaatataatgggGTAAGGAGTAAAAAAAACCCGTTAACTTTATTAAAACAACCCCAATTTTCAACTCTTTCGTCCATAATAACAACGCAGTACCCATATTGGAATGCATTTTAGAATAAATagccaactctttatggctttcctgcACTACAACTAAAGATTAAATCCATTTTGGATTGGTCAATCTTATATTCAAACGGATGTCCCAGTTTAAAAGTTTCAGCACCCCTTGGCTCTCTTCCATTACAACAACATAATACCGAAGGTGGCATAAAGACAGACTGATTTATCGgataaaaagaaattaaacccgTTGGTGagtaaaagaccagctctttgtGCCTTTCAACCATTACAGTGACAGAGTACCCAACGTGCCTTAAATACAAATGTTGGGTAATGGGATAAAATTTAGTTAAAACGGTTGTCTTATAAACGACCTGCTGTTTACGGCTTTCGTCCATCAGACGTTCAGGAGAACCCAATTTCGTAGAATACAAAATTTTTGATCGAAAAGCATAAAAATTAACAGCCGGTGTCGGTTCTGTTGTATAAAACAtcgaagaaaaagagaaagcagTACTAAACAAAGCCATGCTGGGGCCACCGAAGAGGAAGCGTATTAGGTACTAAACACACAGCCATGTTGGGGCCCGCAGTGATGCGTGTGTTTGAAGACAGGTGGTGACGTCGGAATCGAAGGCAAAAATTTGGTAAAGAAGAAGTCAAGGCGGAATAGACAGAGGTGGTGTCTACTGGCGTAAATTTAGGCGCAGGCGGTGACGGTAGATATATCTGAGGAAGGCCCTTGCGAAGCTGTGGTGACAGAATGCAGCGGCGTGGAACAGAAGCAGAGAAATCAAAGGTGAGTACTTTTTTGAGTTTTTCCAtaactttgaaaaatggagtaaAATAACGAGTAAAACACATGTACGTCTACTAGGGTGATTTCTACAGTTCTTGTAAGAGGTAATGATAGAGGAATAAGGAATACGAAGTACGGGGTGTAAGACCCTGCGTCTTCGAACGAAGATGTAACGAAACCGGGAAATTATCGCAGTTTATTTGTGCACGGAGCTTTGTGTACGTACGTAGGAAATGTTGGTCCTCTAATTTGTATTAAATAGTGTAAAGGAAATTAAGCAGAAATGAGTGAAGACGTGAAGAAGACGTTGTAACAGGACTAAAGTCTTAAAATAGAGTGATTTGGATGGCCGTGTGGACATCGATAATGGCCCCCATACTGCATTGCGCATGGTTATgtgaaaagaattaaagaaacacACAGTAGAGGTTGAGTTTGTTGGTGTTAATGAAAATGCATGTCGATAGTGGTATTTTGTGCTAAAGGTTGATATAATTGCATCAGCCACACTTATAAAAACTGTGTATATGAATGTTAGAGTAATGTTTATCGTCTGCATTTTGTGAAAGTTGTGAGGTAAAGTATGGTTTGTTAAGTGAAATGATCGTGTATATATGTTTTGTTCCATTAGTAGACGATCAGTATTTATGTTACAAACGAAAGCATATGGGGAggctgaaaaaaaaatgttaagcGACCATGGTTAGAAAAAGCATTGAACAACCACACAGGGGTTGTAAGTATGGGGCAGGATGGGGTGCTTAAAACTCATGACATGGTGCAGGAAACAGAGAAGGGAAAAATGGGGATGGATGGTTGCGGCAGGTTAATGTCATTTGACCTTAACCAAGAACCTGAGTGTGACCGAGACACATGCAGTGAAGAAAGCGGTGGTTCAATAGGAGGACACGAAGATGAGGAGGCAGATGAATTGGTGGGCGCAATAGGCGTGGATGACGTAATGAAATTAACATTTGACACGGAAGAAGCTGGGGAATTTTATAATTTGTATGCGAAACTAAGCGGATTTGGGATTCGTAAAAGTAATGCCAAACGAGATGAAGATGGCATTTCAAGATTTAGAAAATGGGTATGTTGCTGTGAAGGTTATAGGAATGAAAAGTGGTTTAATTATGAAGACcggaaaagaaaagcaaaagcaatCAGAAGGACCGGGTGTGGGGCTTGCTTTCGCGTGAAATATGACACAGAATCGGTAAAGTATGTGGTGACACGTTTCATTATGGAGCACAATCACCCGCTGGCATCAGAGGCAAGTGTGCAACACCTTAGGTCATATAGAAAAGTGAGCGATGCAGAATATGCGCAGGCAAAAAGTCTAAAGTTGGTTGGGGCCAGAATATGCCAGATAATGAAACATTTTGTTATCAAAGCCGGAGGGTATAGTAACGTGGGATTTTGCATTAAGGATCTGTATAACCGAATGGACGAGGAACGTAGAAAAGATATTTTTAATGGCGATGCAGAAGGGGCACTTGGGTTCTTGGCAGCGAAGAAGGATGccgatgacatgttcttttatAAATATCATGTAGATAACGAAGGAAAATTGGCAAGGTTGTTTTGGGCAGATTCTAAATCTCGTGTGGACTTCAGTGTATTTGGAGATGTATTGGTGTTTGATACaacatacaaaacaaataaataccgCAAGCCACTAGTTGTACTTGCAGGGGTAAACAACCATTTGAACAGTACTATTTTCGGCTGTGCACTGTTATCAGATGAGAGGATTGAAACATATGAATGGGTGCTAAGTACATTTGTAGAGGCTATGAAAGGTAGAAAGCCAGTAGCAGTGATGACAGATGGGGACAGTGCAATGCGAAGAGCGATAAAGAATCTTCTCCCGGATGCTTGTCACAGGCTATGTTCGTGGCACTTGCATAGGAATGCACGGAGTAATATTCGCTGCGAGGAGTTTAATAACAGGTTGTATGACCTGATGGCGAGAAAGTTTAGCACTCTTGAGTTTGAGGATCGCTGGGCTAGGTTAGTTAATGAATGTGGGGTGGTAGAGAATGAGTGGGTGAAGAAGTTGTACCGTAGGAGAAGGTTATGGGCAGAGGCCTATTTACGCGGTCATTTTTTTGCAGGTATGAGAAGCACTCAAAGGTGTGAGAAAATGAATGCTTTTTTGAATGAGTACTTGAATGAAAAAATGCGACTATATGAATTCGTTAGAAGTTTTGATTTGGCAATAGCATGGCTTCGACATACTGAGAGCAAAGCAGTTCACACAAGCGAAAACACAAAACCAGTCTTAACCACAATCCTGCCCGAATTAGAGGGGAGCGCAGCGGTGGTGTTTACAAGGAATGTGTTCTTCATGGTGAGGAAGCATTTGAACAGGCAGGGACTTCTAATTTCTGAGGGCTGGAGCGAGGATGGAGGGAGTCGTACATATTATTACTCGAAATATGGTGGACACGAAATTAGTTGGAGGGTGGTTTATGATAGGTCAATGGAGAAGCTAATCTGCTCTTGCATGAAATTCGAGTCAAAGGGGATTCCTTGTGCTCACATGTTTCGCGTGATGGTGGTAGAAGGAATGAACAGGATCCCAGAAGCATGCATTTCGAAGCGGTTGACAAAGGGAGTTTACAGTACTAATAATGGAATGAAAGCATTTGTTGCAGACGAACAGCTGACACAAATGGCCAGATATGGCACTTTAAAGTCGAGCTGTAATAGTATGTGTTACTATGCGTCCTACATGGATGATGCGTTTAATGACCTGCAGCAGATGTTTGACAAGCATTCTGTGGACCTAAAGGAGAAGTGGATTGAAAGTGGATATGGGGGAGACGGATTTGCAATGGATTCAAGAGTGATGAACGATAGAAGTAGAAGAACATTCGGGCTGTTAGATCCCAGGGTGTCCCGGTGTAAAGGTGATCACAAGCATGcagaaacaaagaagaaaagaaagtgtgGTCATTGCAGGTACTATCGAAAATGCATACGTAGTTATAAGCAATTTGTTAATTGATAAAATACATGAAGTGGACAGTGAAGGTAATAATTATTATGTGGGTATTTTTGAACAgtagcaaataaacacataattgAAAGTGCATACAAAGTATACAAAGTTATTGGCagtgcaagaaagttgaagtgGTGTAATGTTAGCAATGTGCTTAGTTGACGTGGTTACTTGCAGTCACAAATGATTTGACATGTGATATATGGGTTGAAGATTGCAGGCAGGCCACAACCAACGAACATGCCCATACAAAAAGAATTCGCACAACACAGCAGTTCATGATGATCATATGGAAAATTGTTTGGATGAATCGCTGGAAAAATCAATTGAAATTGGTACGGGGTGGAGCGACTCAGGCGAATGGAGAGGACAAGCATTTGCACCACAAGCATGCGGTAGCGGTGGAAGGGACACAGGTGACCAACAAAGAAGTCCAGGAGAAAGATGAGGCACAACTGCTGTGATGGTTCGGTTTGCAGTTACGCAATAAATAAGGCAGGTTTTGGTGAGTAGAGGTGCAAGAGTATTGAAGGTTGCTAGCTAGGTCTAGATGGGTAAGTCACTGTAGTTCCACCGAAGGCGTCATGCACAGAAGGATCACAAGATGCATGACTGTCATGGTTGCGTCGTAAGCACTGTTGTAGCAAATAGTGCTGCTGCACTTGGTTAATAGGAGAGAGTAAGTAGTTGACAAATTGTGTATTACGGTCCTTTTTTGTAAATAGGAAATTAAGTGGAAGCGTATGTTGCGCAAAATCTCTTCGTGGAATAGACGTTTTCCGAAGTGGCTACTTGGGAATCATCTTCAGTTGCCCAGGTTTTGTAAACTGGTGCCTTACGCTGCTGCTATAAACTGCTTTTACGATATGGGCTGTTTGTTCGTCTCCTTGCTATCCTAACCAATGACCGTAAGGCCCAACGCCTTTTGTTTTGCCCATCGTTCCATTCTGGTGTAGGAACAGTAACTTTTGTTTCTCCCCATCTATTTTCATTGCTCACAATGCTTATGCGTCTCTTCAGTGCACCAATGACAATGGtattatatatgtattatatatgtatattaatttatgcaatataattaatattatgaaTTATACATatctactaatagaaattattaattagttcgAATAAGTTTAAGAATACATTtgtactaatatatttaattagccAATAACTATCAGTTACGATTAATATTTTTTACATCATTTGTACATTTCCATTGGAGTTTACTATTTTACGTAACTTGTTGGCACACGATTAATGAATTTCTTATTATAACAATTATGCAATGTCCGCGTCATGTCCGTAATCTAAATTGCTATTAACATGTAGAAAAAATTCCACATGTTTACTGACACTCCATCCGAACAACTTTGATACCTCTGATGCTCTTTTGGTGACATAGTTAAACAAAAATTGGTATACCCTGTTGGAACAATCCACTTAGGTAGCAATGCTTCGTCAGCCTCCCTCACACTAATTACTGTACAACTGTGTGGAAGCTGGAACACACTAATTACTGTACAACTGTGTGGAAACTTGAACTCATGATATAATGTTGGAGTTGCATTCATACAAAAGGCTTTTCTGTCATGATATAAATAAGTCCGAAAAATGTAATGCAGTAAGTATGATagatttatagtaacaacaacttgcATTTAAATTGTTTTGTTGTAAATATTTCACTGCAAACTTCAATTGTAGGTGAAGAACAATCTTGGACAGACAAAAAATAAGAACAGGACTATAAATTAGTTGTGGGAAATTGACGGTGACAAATTTTCTATCGAAGCAGTGAAACGGTACAAATTTAGAGAAATAAGTTCAACGTTACCAATTATCTGTGAACTGTTAACATTTTCCGTGTTGGgtgttcaaattttaaattgtaTTAGAAGTACACAACAGACGTGGCGATTGCTCACAGCTCGGCTTTGTTGCTGGGGACTCCCAACTAGTTTGCATGCTCATTCCTCCGGCTACACAACCTTTTTTGCGGTTATGGGCCATGGGTGCTCAGTCTTTGGCATTATGAATTCCCTGACATTCGTGAGCTTTGCCTCTACCAAGGTCTTCCGTAAATGTCTCCGTCCCAGCACTTGTGTTCGGACGCTTAGAAAGACAGGATTCCCAGCCACCAATTCCACCGCGAAGGCAGCGTTTCCCTGCCCCCTTTTGGAGCTTCAATGCACTTTCCAAAATTACCTGTATTTGATGTAGCCTTTGGTCCACCACTTGTGAG is part of the Coffea eugenioides isolate CCC68of chromosome 6, Ceug_1.0, whole genome shotgun sequence genome and encodes:
- the LOC113774094 gene encoding protein FAR1-RELATED SEQUENCE 5-like is translated as MGQDGVLKTHDMVQETEKGKMGMDGCGRLMSFDLNQEPECDRDTCSEESGGSIGGHEDEEADELVGAIGVDDVMKLTFDTEEAGEFYNLYAKLSGFGIRKSNAKRDEDGISRFRKWVCCCEGYRNEKWFNYEDRKRKAKAIRRTGCGACFRVKYDTESVKYVVTRFIMEHNHPLASEASVQHLRSYRKVSDAEYAQAKSLKLVGARICQIMKHFVIKAGGYSNVGFCIKDLYNRMDEERRKDIFNGDAEGALGFLAAKKDADDMFFYKYHVDNEGKLARLFWADSKSRVDFSVFGDVLVFDTTYKTNKYRKPLVVLAGVNNHLNSTIFGCALLSDERIETYEWVLSTFVEAMKGRKPVAVMTDGDSAMRRAIKNLLPDACHRLCSWHLHRNARSNIRCEEFNNRLYDLMARKFSTLEFEDRWARLVNECGVVENEWVKKLYRRRRLWAEAYLRGHFFAGMRSTQRCEKMNAFLNEYLNEKMRLYEFVRSFDLAIAWLRHTESKAVHTSENTKPVLTTILPELEGSAAVVFTRNVFFMVRKHLNRQGLLISEGWSEDGGSRTYYYSKYGGHEISWRVVYDRSMEKLICSCMKFESKGIPCAHMFRVMVVEGMNRIPEACISKRLTKGVYSTNNGMKAFVADEQLTQMARYGTLKSSCNSMCYYASYMDDAFNDLQQMFDKHSVDLKEKWIESGYGGDGFAMDSRVMNDRSRRTFGLLDPRVSRCKVTNDLTCDIWVEDCRQATTNEHAHTKRIRTTQQFMMIIWKIVWMNRWKNQLKLVRGGATQANGEDKHLHHKHAVAVEGTQVTNKEVQEKDEAQLL